One part of the Vicia villosa cultivar HV-30 ecotype Madison, WI linkage group LG6, Vvil1.0, whole genome shotgun sequence genome encodes these proteins:
- the LOC131609249 gene encoding G-type lectin S-receptor-like serine/threonine-protein kinase At1g11330 isoform X2 gives MDFINYTNLYFILIILFNFLDLSVSIDTITSTNFIKDPQTLSSKSGKFTLGFFSPDNSTDRYVGVWWQPQFTVLLVLNRDQPLKDSSGIVTISDNGNDLVVLNGKKEVIWTSNAPNVATNSSSKLLDSGNLVLLEGATGRTIWESFQHPSNVVLPNMKVTSNKITGEKVKFTSWKSPFDPAIGSFSISIERLSTPEVFIWNETRAYWRSGPWNGRVFTGLPYMKAHYLGGTHVGDDGEGNFSFFKTSTNTVALVIYNLTTEGNVEEKSWDEEKKEWKITWNSHETDCDVYGVCGHFASCNSENLPICSCLKGFEPRNKEEWNKQNWIDGCVRRTPLQLCERDRNQNASADNKADGFLKLQMVKVPDFADGSSLTVSSDTCRSRCLENCSCVSYSYDADIGCMSWTGNLTDIRQFSNGGLTLYIRVAQAELGKDRRNMSVIIIITVIAGTVLVLGCAYIMWRRRSNHHARNRNDNAMGELSLVKLHELLLFNFGKLATATNNFHSSNKLGQGGFGPVYKGTLPDGQEMAVKRLSKASGQGQEEFMNEVVVISKLQHRNLVRLLGCCVEGEEKMLIYEYLPNKSLDAFLFDTSKSKILDWSKRLSIIEGIARGMLYLHRDSRLKIIHRDLKASNILLDNELNPKISDFGMARIFGGNEDQENTRRVVGTYGYMSPEYAMQGLFSDKSDVFSFGVLLLEIISGRRNSSFYNCENSLTLLGFVWIQWTEDNILSVIDPGIYDHIHYKSISRSIHIGLLCVQEFSIDRPTMAVVISMLNSEIVNLPPPKKPAFVLRQNMLSTVSSEECNDGLYTINLVSISDIHGR, from the exons ATGGatttcatcaattatacaaaCCTCTATTTCATTTTGATCATTCTATTTAATTTTCTAGATTTGAGTGTTTCCATAGACACAATTACATCAACTAACTTTATAAAGGACCCTCAAACTCTAAGCTCCAAAAGTGGTAAGTTCACCTTAGGCTTCTTCAGTCCTGATAATTCTACAGATCGCTATGTCGGAGTTTGGTGGCAGCCTCAGTTCACAGTCCTATTGGTGCTTAACAGAGATCAACCACTCAAAGATTCTTCTGGCATAGTCACAATATCTGATAATGGTAATGATCTCGTGGTACTGAATGGAAAGAAAGAGGTCATTTGGACATCCAACGCGCCGAATGTTGCAACCAATTCTAGTTCCAAGCTTTTAGATTCAGGGAACCTTGTACTACTTGAAGGCGCAACGGGAAGAACTATATGGGAGAGTTTCCAACATCCATCAAATGTAGTGTTACCAAACATGAAAGTtacaagcaacaaaataacaggTGAGAAAGTGAAATTCACATCATGGAAATCACCTTTTGATCCGGCCATTGGAAGCTTCTCTATAAGTATCGAACGACTTAGTACACCTGAAGTTTTTATTTGGAATGAAACTCGAGCTTATTGGCGCAGCGGTCCATGGAATGGTAGGGTTTTTACAGGGCTTCCATATATGAAGGCTCATTATCTCGGTGGTACACATGTtggagatgatggagaaggaaaCTTTTCCTTCTTTAAAACATCAACGAATACAGTTGCTCTTGTTATCTATAATCTGACTACAGAAGGAAATGTTGAAGAGAAATCGTGGGATGAAGAGAAAAAAGAATGGAAAATAACATGGAATAGTCACGAAACGGATTGCGATGTTTATGGCGTATGTGGACATTTTGCAAGCTGTAATTCAGAGAACTTACCGATATGTAGCTGTTTGAAAGGGTTTGAGCCAAGGAACAAAgaggaatggaataaacaaaattgGATTGATGGGTGTGTTAGGAGGACACCTCTGCAGCTGTGTGAAAGAGACAGAAATCAAAATGCAAGTGCAGACAATAAAGCTGATGGTTTTTTGAAACTGCAGATGGTTAAAGTTCCTGATTTTGCAGATGGGTCTTCTCTCACAGTTTCATCAGACACGTGCAGAAGTCGGTGTTTGGAGAATTGCTCCTGTGTTTCATATTCTTATGATGCAGACATTGGTTGTATGTCTTGGACTGGAAATCTAACTGACATACGACAATTCTCAAATGGAGGACTTACCTTGTATATTCGTGTAGCACAAGCCGAACTTG GTAAAGATAGAAGAAACATGTCAGTCATCATTATTATAACCGTGATAGCAGGAACTGTCTTAGTTCTCGGTTGTGCATATATCATGTGGAGAAGGAGATCTAATCACCATG CAAGAAACCGGAATGACAACGCAATGGGAGAACTGTCACTAGTTAAACTCCATGAGCTATTACTGTTTAATTTTGGCAAACTTGCAACTGCAACAAACAACTTTCATTCATCCAACAAACTTGGGCAGGGTGGTTTTGGACCAGTATACAAG GGGACATTGCCTGATGGTCAGGAAATGGCGGTTAAAAGACTTTCTAAAGCATCTGGACAAGGTCAAGAAGAATTCATGAATGAAGTAGTTGTGATTTCCAAGCTTCAACACCGCAATCTTGTAAGACTTCTTGGCTGTTGTGTTGAAGGCGAGGAAAAGATGTTGATATATGAGTACTTGCCAAATAAAAGTTTGGACGCGTTTCTCTTTG ATACATCAAAAAGTAAAATCCTTGATTGGAGTAAACGCTTAAGCATAATAGAAGGAATAGCTCGAGGAATGTTGTATCTTCACAGAGATTCTAGGCTAAAGATTATACACAGAGATTTGAAGGCGAGTAATATCTTGCTAGATAATGAGCTTAATCCAAAAATATCAGACTTTGGTATGGCCAGAATCTTTGGAGGGAATGAAGATCAAGAAAATACTCGAAGAGTTGTTGGTACTTA TGGTTATATGTCTCCAGAATATGCAATGCAAGGACTCTTTTCTGATAAATCAGATGTCTTTAGCTTTGGAGTTTTGCTTCTTGAGATTATTAGTGGAAGACGAAATTCAAGCTTTTACAACTGCGAGAACTCTCTGACCCTTTTAGGATTC GTGTGGATACAATGGACAGAAGACAATATTTTATCTGTGATAGATCCAGGAATATATGATCATATCCATTATAAATCCATTTCTAGGTCCATACATATAGGACTCCTCTGTGTACAGGAATTTTCCATAGACAGACCCACTATGGCCGTTGTGATCTCTATGCTTAATAGTGAGATTGTAAATCTTCCTCCTCCGAAGAAACCTGCATTCGTCTTGAGGCAGAACATGCTGAGCACGGTGTCGTCTGAAGAATGCAATGATGGGTTGTATACTATCAACTTAGTCAGTATTTCAGACATCCATGGAAGATAG
- the LOC131609249 gene encoding G-type lectin S-receptor-like serine/threonine-protein kinase At1g11300 isoform X1, with product MDFINYTNLYFILIILFNFLDLSVSIDTITSTNFIKDPQTLSSKSGKFTLGFFSPDNSTDRYVGVWWQPQFTVLLVLNRDQPLKDSSGIVTISDNGNDLVVLNGKKEVIWTSNAPNVATNSSSKLLDSGNLVLLEGATGRTIWESFQHPSNVVLPNMKVTSNKITGEKVKFTSWKSPFDPAIGSFSISIERLSTPEVFIWNETRAYWRSGPWNGRVFTGLPYMKAHYLGGTHVGDDGEGNFSFFKTSTNTVALVIYNLTTEGNVEEKSWDEEKKEWKITWNSHETDCDVYGVCGHFASCNSENLPICSCLKGFEPRNKEEWNKQNWIDGCVRRTPLQLCERDRNQNASADNKADGFLKLQMVKVPDFADGSSLTVSSDTCRSRCLENCSCVSYSYDADIGCMSWTGNLTDIRQFSNGGLTLYIRVAQAELVTGKDRRNMSVIIIITVIAGTVLVLGCAYIMWRRRSNHHARNRNDNAMGELSLVKLHELLLFNFGKLATATNNFHSSNKLGQGGFGPVYKGTLPDGQEMAVKRLSKASGQGQEEFMNEVVVISKLQHRNLVRLLGCCVEGEEKMLIYEYLPNKSLDAFLFDTSKSKILDWSKRLSIIEGIARGMLYLHRDSRLKIIHRDLKASNILLDNELNPKISDFGMARIFGGNEDQENTRRVVGTYGYMSPEYAMQGLFSDKSDVFSFGVLLLEIISGRRNSSFYNCENSLTLLGFVWIQWTEDNILSVIDPGIYDHIHYKSISRSIHIGLLCVQEFSIDRPTMAVVISMLNSEIVNLPPPKKPAFVLRQNMLSTVSSEECNDGLYTINLVSISDIHGR from the exons ATGGatttcatcaattatacaaaCCTCTATTTCATTTTGATCATTCTATTTAATTTTCTAGATTTGAGTGTTTCCATAGACACAATTACATCAACTAACTTTATAAAGGACCCTCAAACTCTAAGCTCCAAAAGTGGTAAGTTCACCTTAGGCTTCTTCAGTCCTGATAATTCTACAGATCGCTATGTCGGAGTTTGGTGGCAGCCTCAGTTCACAGTCCTATTGGTGCTTAACAGAGATCAACCACTCAAAGATTCTTCTGGCATAGTCACAATATCTGATAATGGTAATGATCTCGTGGTACTGAATGGAAAGAAAGAGGTCATTTGGACATCCAACGCGCCGAATGTTGCAACCAATTCTAGTTCCAAGCTTTTAGATTCAGGGAACCTTGTACTACTTGAAGGCGCAACGGGAAGAACTATATGGGAGAGTTTCCAACATCCATCAAATGTAGTGTTACCAAACATGAAAGTtacaagcaacaaaataacaggTGAGAAAGTGAAATTCACATCATGGAAATCACCTTTTGATCCGGCCATTGGAAGCTTCTCTATAAGTATCGAACGACTTAGTACACCTGAAGTTTTTATTTGGAATGAAACTCGAGCTTATTGGCGCAGCGGTCCATGGAATGGTAGGGTTTTTACAGGGCTTCCATATATGAAGGCTCATTATCTCGGTGGTACACATGTtggagatgatggagaaggaaaCTTTTCCTTCTTTAAAACATCAACGAATACAGTTGCTCTTGTTATCTATAATCTGACTACAGAAGGAAATGTTGAAGAGAAATCGTGGGATGAAGAGAAAAAAGAATGGAAAATAACATGGAATAGTCACGAAACGGATTGCGATGTTTATGGCGTATGTGGACATTTTGCAAGCTGTAATTCAGAGAACTTACCGATATGTAGCTGTTTGAAAGGGTTTGAGCCAAGGAACAAAgaggaatggaataaacaaaattgGATTGATGGGTGTGTTAGGAGGACACCTCTGCAGCTGTGTGAAAGAGACAGAAATCAAAATGCAAGTGCAGACAATAAAGCTGATGGTTTTTTGAAACTGCAGATGGTTAAAGTTCCTGATTTTGCAGATGGGTCTTCTCTCACAGTTTCATCAGACACGTGCAGAAGTCGGTGTTTGGAGAATTGCTCCTGTGTTTCATATTCTTATGATGCAGACATTGGTTGTATGTCTTGGACTGGAAATCTAACTGACATACGACAATTCTCAAATGGAGGACTTACCTTGTATATTCGTGTAGCACAAGCCGAACTTG TTACAGGTAAAGATAGAAGAAACATGTCAGTCATCATTATTATAACCGTGATAGCAGGAACTGTCTTAGTTCTCGGTTGTGCATATATCATGTGGAGAAGGAGATCTAATCACCATG CAAGAAACCGGAATGACAACGCAATGGGAGAACTGTCACTAGTTAAACTCCATGAGCTATTACTGTTTAATTTTGGCAAACTTGCAACTGCAACAAACAACTTTCATTCATCCAACAAACTTGGGCAGGGTGGTTTTGGACCAGTATACAAG GGGACATTGCCTGATGGTCAGGAAATGGCGGTTAAAAGACTTTCTAAAGCATCTGGACAAGGTCAAGAAGAATTCATGAATGAAGTAGTTGTGATTTCCAAGCTTCAACACCGCAATCTTGTAAGACTTCTTGGCTGTTGTGTTGAAGGCGAGGAAAAGATGTTGATATATGAGTACTTGCCAAATAAAAGTTTGGACGCGTTTCTCTTTG ATACATCAAAAAGTAAAATCCTTGATTGGAGTAAACGCTTAAGCATAATAGAAGGAATAGCTCGAGGAATGTTGTATCTTCACAGAGATTCTAGGCTAAAGATTATACACAGAGATTTGAAGGCGAGTAATATCTTGCTAGATAATGAGCTTAATCCAAAAATATCAGACTTTGGTATGGCCAGAATCTTTGGAGGGAATGAAGATCAAGAAAATACTCGAAGAGTTGTTGGTACTTA TGGTTATATGTCTCCAGAATATGCAATGCAAGGACTCTTTTCTGATAAATCAGATGTCTTTAGCTTTGGAGTTTTGCTTCTTGAGATTATTAGTGGAAGACGAAATTCAAGCTTTTACAACTGCGAGAACTCTCTGACCCTTTTAGGATTC GTGTGGATACAATGGACAGAAGACAATATTTTATCTGTGATAGATCCAGGAATATATGATCATATCCATTATAAATCCATTTCTAGGTCCATACATATAGGACTCCTCTGTGTACAGGAATTTTCCATAGACAGACCCACTATGGCCGTTGTGATCTCTATGCTTAATAGTGAGATTGTAAATCTTCCTCCTCCGAAGAAACCTGCATTCGTCTTGAGGCAGAACATGCTGAGCACGGTGTCGTCTGAAGAATGCAATGATGGGTTGTATACTATCAACTTAGTCAGTATTTCAGACATCCATGGAAGATAG
- the LOC131609252 gene encoding stress response protein NST1-like, giving the protein MSRSCIRKILSSKHLFYKEMCAYHNGQRVPSSHDLDLHGYSLEHGKDSRDNDGSEDDDDDNNESEDDEMDDEININAYGDGGRRTEEFFRDRDKLSEEDGHGHSWPPSIRMKKLEVEMAKVFQDPAKSPWERREWIKAQLLQLQEQNAEYQVKALELQKQRFKWLRYCSKKDREMEKMKMENKRMKLENDRRILKLKQREQEADFSRSVMSLDPATIGINKPQGREHINLARQQ; this is encoded by the coding sequence ATGTCCAGAAGCTGTATCAGGAAGATATTGAGTTCGAAACATTTGTTTTATAAGGAAATGTGTGCTTACCATAATGGACAAAGGGTACCGAGTAGCCATGATCTTGACTTGCATGGTTATTCGTTGGAGCATGGAAAGGACTCGAGAGATAATGATGGCTCTGAGGATGATGATGACGATAACAATGAAAGTGAAGACGATGAGATGGATGATGAGATTAATATTAATGCTTATGGGGATGGAGGGAGGAGGACGGAGGAGTTTTTTCGTGATCGAGATAAATTAAGTGAGGAGGATGGCCATGGCCACTCTTGGCCGCCATCTATTAGGATGAAGAAACTTGAGGTTGAAATGGCAAAGGTTTTTCAAGACCCTGCAAAGTCACCGTGGGAGCGAAGAGAGTGGATTAAGGCACAACTGTTGCAGCTTCAAGAGCAAAATGCAGAGTACCAAGTCAAGGCTCTTGAGCTTCAGAAACAACGATTTAAGTGGTTAAGATACTGCAGCAAGAAGGATAGggagatggagaagatgaagatggagaaCAAGCGAATGAAATTGGAAAATGACCGCAGGATATTGAAACTGAAGCAGAGAGAGCAGGAGGCAGATTTCAGTAGGTCCGTGATGTCGTTAGACCCTGCAACCATCGGTATCAACAAGCCGCAAGGGAGAGAACATATCAACTTGGCTAGACAGCAGTAG